The window agaagtgtccaaggatggatggggcttggagcaccctgggatagtggaaggtgtccctgcccatagggggtggaatgggatgagctttaacTAAACCATTCAGTGATTCCATTATTCTACTTGGATGAACTTTTCCATGATCACCACAGTGGAATGTGGCGAActcagctcagcactgcaggaattTTCCATAGAGGGTTTGTGAAGCCAAACTTTTGCAGGAGAAAGGGCAGCACAAACGCAGCACAAACCCTCTGAGCTGCCCTAGAAGTGACACAGAAGTAATTCTGTGGCTTTGCCTCCTGCTATTGGAAAGTTTAAGGTTGAAAATTGtggtaaaaattaaaactacaaAATATGAATAACATACTCAGCCTCCTAAAAACCATCGGTGCATCTTCCCTCTTGCACACAGGCCGGAATTCCTCAGGGAGGTGTTTCTCTTGGCACGGGGAATAGCTGGCCATGGGAACCCTCATGCGAGGGTTGATGTGCCTGCTCCCATTCATGAGCTCCTTCAGCTTCTTCACGGACTCCAGGGGGAATTTCAAGTCTCCATCCTGTGCAGAACCAGAAATAAAGAGGTGTATGGAAATCAGGCCTTTAGCAAATCCATTCCATTTCAACCAAGAGCTCTCCcaaaaaatgtaacagaaggaaaagataatGTTGAAAGAAAGCCCAGATAAAACCTGTGCTGAATGAAGGCAGTGGACAGAGGGAGAATTTGGGCCTGGCTCATCCCCATGAGACAGATCCATAAAATATGGGATAGAAAGATCCAGGCTGAGAATCATCAGCCCAGAGAAGAAATGATTGGGCaatatcacagaatcctggaatgggttgggttggaagggaccttaaagctcttctcattccaccccctgaCACGGGaagggacaacttccactagaccaggttgctccaagctccatccgACACTACCAGGGATATGTGGCAGAGATCTACAAAATCATGACTTAAATGGGGATAAATAGGAATTTATTTGGTTCACCCTTTCTCCTAGGCACAGCAGTGGAAGTGCCAAGTGTGACCTGTCAGGGTGTGACCACACAAAAGCAGCTCTTCTTTCACCCCACACATTGTTGAGGGCTTAAACTCTTCATCTCAGGATATTGTGGAAAGTTTCCACTAATTTAGAATGACAGAATctcttgagttggaagggacccacaggaaCCATTGACTCCAgatcctggccctgcacagatgcccaacaatcccaccctgtctGCAACACACTCAGAGTTCACTGCAAGTACAGTggggaaaacacagatttaatgATTAATGAGAGAAGAAATCCAGCTCAAGCTCCAGAGATGCACTTCCTACTCTTTTATGCAACCTGGAAGCAGCCATTCtcatttattaacatttttttatggcTGCAAGTGGAAAACTAGGTTTGTTTTCACTGGGTAGGAAGCTGTTTGCTCCTCTGGAAACTGTAAATGTTGAGGAATCGTTTGAGAGAAAGGAATAGCTTAAACCTGCCACCTCTGGATATCTCTGCCATCCAAAGGACAGAAGAGAGTAGTCCAGGACACATAGATAAACCtgctgtacacacacacacacagagtcagTAATTGTTTAACAAGTATTATTTTCCCTGGCCCCCAGAGGAAGTTGTTTACATTGCAATCAGACTGAAATCTCCCACACTGTCCCTCAGGATGAGTGCAGAAAGGTCCAAAGCTTTCCCAAGGACAGACCAGGGCCCTGAAGTACCTTCTTAACCCCTTCCACCTTGCATGGAATATCAGCCATAGGTGCTGTGTACTTGGAAAATTTCACAGAGGGTGCTCTAATCTTCTCTGcctattaatatttaattgGATCCAACTAAGCTCCTCTTTGCCCTTTTTTTCCAGGCTCCATCTCATAAACTCACGGATCATTTCCACAAAGAACTTCCTGCCTAGAACCAGGTAACACAGGacaatttttcctttgtcacaCCATGTTTCCATCACTCTCTAAAGGCCGCACCTTCACCGCACATGGCCTTAGGTCTAGGAGAAAATTCCGGGCATGAAACGCCTCAGTCCCTAAGAGCAGAGACATGGCTGGAGAAGgtaaataaacagcagcagcattcagTAATACCTGAAGtgttttacagaagaaaaacccagagcacagggagatgCAGGTGGAAATCAAGGCTGAGCAAAGCAAAAATTCAGGTTTATTAATTTAGTTCAAGATTCTTGTTGCAGCCAGAAGTTTCAAAAAATACCAGCACTTTGTTGAATTTGAAATACCAacaaatgaaagataaaaaactCACCTGGACATAGACAGCCTGGGAGATGTGCACCAGGACAAGGACTGCCAGGACTGTCCAGGAAAGAAAGCTTTTCATAGTGCCTGCAAAGCCAAGTCTCTCCTGACCTGGgcagattttatttcctctgctgtcgggctttctctgccttttttgtgtttctcagactttccctcttctcctgaGCTTTCAGACTGCCCAGCAGTCAGAGCTTTATAAAGACTTCACACGGCATTAGGTTGGTAATCCATTAATCCAAACTTTTTATTGACATATCATAAAGCCTGAGGGGGACTCTCAGATATCTACTCAGTAGCACAGCTCATCAGTCACACCCAGGCAGATCCTGGGATTTACGAGTTGCTCCTACTTTGAGATGCTGTCCGTGACACAGGTGGGCAAAACATTCCAAGCTGCAATAAATAAATGGTGGAtactgagctccagcagcacctgaaaGTCCCCATAATTCTGGCcactttctgcagagctgggagtaaaaaaagaaatttggaagaagatagaaaaaaaaaatcgacCCAGCCAGTGGCCTGTTCTGCGAGTTCCAGGAACTAAGAGTgtaataatcacagaatcatggaattgttaaaGTTGGAGAAGCcctaagatcattgagtccaaccatcaaccGAAGACCTGGTGTTAGGTTGATCACCATTAACCTTGTCCCCATATGCCACACccacacattttttgaacatttccagggatggtgactccaccactggCCTAGGCAGCCCCTTTCAGTGTCTGACCACTCTTTCCACAAAGAgattttcccaatatccaacctaaagCTTTCCTGGCACAACTTGAAGCCGTTTTCCCTGGTCCTGTCCCTTGTGACCCCACTCCTGTCAGGGATTTGGAGAGAGATTAGTACCAAGGCAGAGAGCCCCAGGCTGCCCAACTATAAAACGTCATCTCTGCTCTTTGCAGTCCCTAATTAAAATGTATGTGTTAAAAGGCACGGGGGGCGTCATTAAGGGCAAAGGCTGCTAGGAATCAAATCCATTTCTCCATGACTTCAATGCTTATATGGAAACTCAGGAAAGTCACATGGATGGAGAAGGACCAATGTGCCTCAGGCCAGTTCTCACATCAAGCTCAGGTCCTCAAatctgtaaataatttctggaaCTTTGTGGGTCTGGATTAACACAGACACCAGGAGAACAAAGTTCCTGATCCCAGCAGAGTAGGAGAGGGCAACAGTCACCAAACTGAGCACCTTCCTCAAATCTCAGCAGTGTTTTATACTCCAAAGGCTCCAATTTTTGCTGTAACCCAAATTATTGTTCTAGTTACAGTGAAAATCATCTTTCTGCTTGGAGCAAAATTCCAGAATCCAAAGCTGCCAAGTCCCCAGTCAGGGGCTTGGAGGGAAGGAATCGTACTTTTCTGATTCAGTATAATCCAAAAATTACTATAGAGTTGAAGCTGAGCTGACAATGCAGAGGTTGAGCTGAAAAGACTTTGCTTCTCTCCTCCCCCCAGCCTCATCCACAAAATTTGAACCCCCGGAAGGATCTTTATTCAAGCAAAACAAGcctgttttctctcctgtaacgacttctctgctttctgccctggccagcagccaaCAGCATTTGCAACCCCACAGCATCTCAGGCCTCTGTCCTTAATTACTTTAATGTGGGCCAAGGGTGGAACAGCAAAGGGCAGAGCAAAAATCTCTTCTGAGAACATTTCCCTTGGAAATTTTTATGAACgttttcttctccaaaaccTGGTTTATCCTCAACCCATTAAGCCCTGAGTACAGCTTGGAGGAAACTAAACAACAGATTAAAGAGGCACTGGGGGAACCAGAGAATTGTTAAGATTGAACATAAACAacaagatcatcgagtccaaccttGGAGAGACCACAAAGAGATGGACAGGCAATTTTGGAGAGGTGTCACAAGAGCACAGAACCATTGGCTGCAACTCTGTGTCTCTTGGTTCAATGTCCAATGAGGCGTGGTGTACCTCAGGGCACTACCTTGGACCAGTGCTCTTTGATACCTTATCAAGGACACAGAGAGGTGGAGCACAACCTTAGCCTGTTGGCAGGTGACTGGAAGCCGAGCAGGATTAGTGATTCACCCAAAGGATGGGGCCATCCTGGAGGAACTGGCCACACTTGTGAGAATCTCATGAGGGCCTGCACATGAGTAAGGAAAACCCCCAGTCTcaatccaggctgggaatgaagGGCTTGATAGCAAGACTTGGGGtagaagaaggacaagagaggGACAAGCTTACTTCTGGACTGATAATGAAGTTGCCACAACCCACGTTTCAGGGCCTCGTATTTGGCTGCCTTGATCTTCCTGAGGGTCCCATGGGCCTACTTCTGGAACTTTTCCAGGTCCCCCTGAATTACATCTTGTCTCCCAGGTGTGTCACCTGCGCTGCTCAGCTCAGGGTCATCTGCCAGCATGCTGAGGGTGCCCTCGACCCCACTGTCTGTGTCATTGATGGGACATTAAAAAGCACTCGTCCCAGTATGGACTCCCAGGGACACCCCTTTGTCTCTGAGCTCCATCTGAGCCCTTCACCGCTACCCTGTTTGTGGCCATCCAACCAACTCCTAATTACCCAGGCAATCCATCCATGAAATTTGAACTATTACAATTTTAGAGGATGGGTGTTGTGGCTATGCCGTGCCTCTTTGCCCCTCAATGTCACGGTGCAGGTCCATTCAGGGCCACTACCCCACGCCACATTCACGTCCCAATTCCACTTCTCTCTGGGGTTGTGAAGGTCTGCAACTGCTTCACCAAGCTCAGGAGGGACTAGGAATTATTATGTTGGAGGTACAGGGAGGAGGGTGGAGACCTTCTTCTCACCAGGTCTGCTCCTGGAGGTTCTGTGGTCTCTGAGACACCTGTGTCCTGCAGAccacccagccccaccagcccAAGACCTGGGAGAAACCAGGGCCAGAGGAACCACCCATGTCCCcacctgccccagggctggaaggTGGGTCCGGTTGTCCCAGTCCCAGGCTCGttccctgctgtgcagagccagtTCGCACACTGAAGTGAGAGACCTCTATAGCTTCATTCAGGTTGTGCACAGCAGGACCTGGTTTGTTCCCACGGGTGTTGGCTCCCCGTTCAGCGAAGTTTTGcattatttatacattttagcGAACAAAGGCCTCAATATTCATTGGCTGCATGCTACAGAGTTCTCTAATTAATATTCTATCTTCTATTGGTTAAATGATTGTC is drawn from Parus major isolate Abel chromosome 21, Parus_major1.1, whole genome shotgun sequence and contains these coding sequences:
- the LOC107213484 gene encoding guanylin-like yields the protein MKSFLSWTVLAVLVLVHISQAVYVQDGDLKFPLESVKKLKELMNGSRHINPRMRVPMASYSPCQEKHLPEEFRPVCKREDAPMVFRRLSLAAEDDLCEICANAACAGCF